DNA from Pseudomonas putida:
CCGAGGTGGTGTGTGCCCCTACCGATTCGGCGCTGCCGCTGACCTTGAAGCCTTCCAGGCAGCCGATGGCGGCGATCAGGAAGGCGAAGAAGGGTGCCTTGGCCAGGCCTACCAGAAAGTGCTGCACGCCGATGTCGCTTTGCAGCAGCGACAGGAACATGGCCGGCGAGATATCCAGCGTCAGGGCGCAGACCACCGCGCCACCAATCATGCCGCAGATCATCGCGACAAAGGTGAGCAACGGCAGCGAAATCAGCAGGGCCAGCACCCGTGGCACCACCAGTAGCTCCATGGGGTTCAGGCCCAGGGTGCGGATGGCGTCGATTTCTTCATTGGCCTTCATCGAGCCTATTTGCGCGGTGAACGCGCTGGCCGTGCGCCCGGCCATGAGGATGGCGGTCAGCAGCACGGCGAATTCGCGCAGGAACGAGAACGCCACCAGGTCGACGGTGAAAATGGTCGCGCCGAAGTCGGCCAGCACCGTGGCACCGAGGAAGGCCACTACCGCACCCACCAGGAAGGTCAGCAAGGCGACGATGGGCGCGGCATCCAGCCCGGTCTGTTCGATATGTGCCACCACCGGTGTGAAGCGCCAGCGATGCGGTTGCAGGGCGCGACGCAGCAAGGTTTCGAGGATGACGCCGACGAAACCGAGCAACTGCATGGAGTCTTGCCACAGTGTGCCGACGGCGCGGCCGATGCGTTCCAGCAGCATCAGCAGTACGTTCCGCTCGGGCTCCTTGACCGGGATGCAGTAGTCCTGGACCGAGCAGTAGACGTTCTTGAGCAGTGCGCGGCTGGCTTCGGGCAGGTCTTGGGTACAGCACGACAGGCGCTCGGAACCTAGCAGCTCGGCCAGCAGCGACGCGCCGGCGGTGTCCAGGCGGCCTAGCTGGCTGAGGTCGGCGACGGTGTCGGCAGCGTATTGCGTGCGCAGTTGCTCGCTTTCGCGCTTGAGGTTGGCGTAATGCGCCAGGGTCCAATCACCGGTAATGCGCAGGCAGGGCGGCTGGCTGCTGGTGTCCAGAATGGCGCTGGGGGTGGTCATAGGCTCCATGCAATTGACTCGGCGCTAAGGCTTAGGGGCTGATCATAGCGCAGCGGGCATGGGCTGTTTGTTGATTATGTGCTGTGTTAGGGGCTACGAGGCTGCAACGCAGCCCCTTTTTACTTACTGCGCCGGTGCGTCGTCGACCACCTTGAAGCGCAGCACGCCGATCACCTGCCCATCTT
Protein-coding regions in this window:
- a CDS encoding ABC transporter permease, which produces MEPMTTPSAILDTSSQPPCLRITGDWTLAHYANLKRESEQLRTQYAADTVADLSQLGRLDTAGASLLAELLGSERLSCCTQDLPEASRALLKNVYCSVQDYCIPVKEPERNVLLMLLERIGRAVGTLWQDSMQLLGFVGVILETLLRRALQPHRWRFTPVVAHIEQTGLDAAPIVALLTFLVGAVVAFLGATVLADFGATIFTVDLVAFSFLREFAVLLTAILMAGRTASAFTAQIGSMKANEEIDAIRTLGLNPMELLVVPRVLALLISLPLLTFVAMICGMIGGAVVCALTLDISPAMFLSLLQSDIGVQHFLVGLAKAPFFAFLIAAIGCLEGFKVSGSAESVGAHTTSAVVQSIFVVIVLDAVAALFFMEMGW